Within the Gracilinema caldarium DSM 7334 genome, the region GAACAAGACAATGGAATATTGACAGGTCAAAATAAGAAATTAATGGAAATTAAATATCCAATACCAAAATTTATAAATCCATTTAGAAAATTTCCTGAAAACACTGGCGAAAGCGATTTTGAATTACATGCAAGAGCAGGATTTGCATTAAATTCTTTAATGGATAATAAACCTGGAACATATTTAATTGTTTCGCATGGTAGAATTTTAAATGCATTAATTAGAAATATATTACAAATTCCAATACCGATAAATAATACAGGAGTATATTTTGGATTTGGAGATATTGGATTAATTGATTTAATTTATAAAGAAGATGAACATAAATGGTTTTTAATGAAGTTTGAGGAAAGTTTGTCCTAACAACTGCTTCAACCTGATATTTTCTTTGTCACGGTTTTTGCTACTCGCTTCGCTCGTTTTACGCAAAAACCGCGCCAAGCCCTACGGGCACGAAAATGCAGGTTAAGCAAATGTTAGAAAGACTTAAAATAGGGATATATAATGAAAAGTAAATTGTTTTTTACAGTTACAATAGCATTTATTTGCACCTCATTATTTTCTCAAACAACTTTACCAAATATTTTGCAAGATCCTAAATGGTATAATTTAGGCCAGAAAAAAGATGTATTGAGTAGTGGAGAATTAAATATCAACAATACTGTTTGGGATTATCCTGTATTTGGCAAACTTATTTTCATAGATGGTTATTATGTATATGGAACACCTTGGTCAGGAATTGAATCATATGGAAAATATTCAATTAAAGACACAAAAATTATTTTCTCACCGAATCTAAAAATACCAAGATGGGATGATATATATTTTGTAAAAGAATTAATCTATACAACAAGTAATCGAAAAGATAAATCTGGGAATCAATTATTGATTGATGAGGATGATACGGTTTCTTTTTATGGATGGAAATATCCAACAGAATCATCTTTTATAATTATAAATAAAATTCCATGTAAATCAGTAAATATTCCTATAAGAATTCTAAAAAACAACGTCTTATATACGCTTCCTAAAAGTACATCAAAAAATATATTTGATGAAAAGAATTATTATGGTAACAAAGCAACAATTGGAAAGGCATCAATAATTTATGAACCTTTAGATCCAGATTTTGAATGGGTTTTTATTTCAATTGATTTTACTTATGATGAGCCTACAGATGGTGGGGGTCCATATTATAATGGTTGGATACAAAAAAATTATATTTCAGAAGTAATCAACCACAACATGATAATAGTATCAGATAATTTACGTGTCAGAAGTGAACCAAATTTAGAGGAAAACTCAAAAATACTAACAATATTAAGAAAATGGACTGTTGTAAAAATAATAAAAGTTGGAGATTATATACAAAAAATAAACGGAATAGAAGATCGATGGTATTTCATATCTCTAGATAACGGTATGAATGGTTGGATATTTGGCGGCTATGCAAAACAATTTAATGATGAGAAAGAATTACAGTGTATTAAAGATCTATATCAAAAATATTAGCTTTCTAACAATTGCTTTAACCAGACATTTCCTTTGGCATGAAAATTGCTGTCGCTACGCTCGGCAATTTTCACGCCAAGCCCTAGGGGGGCACGGAAATGCAGGTTAAGCAAATGTTCTGCGGACCTTGAAGGCGCTGAGAGAATTGATAAAACCACAGTAAAAGTGTAGTTTTTAATATACATTCATCAATATAAAGCATAATAATATAAAGAATTGCTTATATTTCAATTTATATTGACAAAATAATATTATTGTATTACTTTAAGTATTACAGGAAGCAATATATGACTACAGTTCGGTTACCTACTGAAATTGAACAAAAATTAGAGGCTATTTCTCAAGAAAAACATAAATCTAAATCAGAAATAATTAAAGAAGCGCTTGAGAAACTATTTTATTCTGAAGAATCACAAAAGAATTCATATGAACTTGGAATTGAGTTTTTTGGTAAATTTGGAAGTGGCGAAGGAAATCTTTCAGTTACTTACAAAGAAAAAATAAAGGACAAGATACATGCTAAACGACGTACTCATTGATGCTGGTCCTTTAATTGCTTTATTTGATAAAGACGATCATTATCATGAAAAAGTAAAGGAATTCATAAAGAATAAAGATTATAAATTTCATACTACGACATCTGTAATAACTGAAGTATTACATATGCTTGATTTTAATGTAAAGGTACAAATTAATTTTCTTGAATGGATAATGCTTGGTGGTATATTGCTATATGAAATAAAACAAACTGATTTAGGGAAGATAATTGAATTAACAAAAAAATATAGTGACCGTCCCATGGATTTTGCAGACGCAACACTCGTTCTAGCTGCAGAACAATCAGGAATAAGAAAAATAATTAGCATAGATTCAGATTTTGATATTTACCGATTACCTGGAAAAGTTAGAATAGAAAATATATTTCGAGATATATAAGACGCAGAACAATTGCTTTAAGCAGATTCGCCTATTGTCACGGTTCTTGCTTATGCAAGAACGCGTGCCAATGACGGCTCACTGCTTAAGCAAATGTTCGATGGACGCTGCGCGCGCTAATTTCAGGAGGAATTCAATGAAGATAAACTTATCAGCCGTAAATATTCATAATGGAATATATGAACAAACAAACCCGAAAGATATTTTCAAAGTTCTTCCAAAGAAATCGAAAAAATATTCTTATCTTCGAGATGTTCAAGCTGAAGTATTAGATAAGTGGTTTTCAAATTGCGGTAAAATGGAAACAGTAATAAAAATGAATACTGGAAGTGGAAAGACAATTGTTTCACTGCTAATTTTGCAAAGCTGTATAAACCAAAAAATGGGACCTGCTGTATATATTGTGCCTGATAATTATCTATTGACTCAAGTTCGCTCCGAAGCAGAAGAACTAGGAATCCCGATAACTACAGAAACCGATGATATTCAATTTCTCAGACAACGATCAATTTTACTTATAAATATTCATAAGCTATTCAATGGAAAATCTGTATTTGGTGTTGCTCTTGAAGGAAAGAAAATTGATATTGGTACTGTTCTAATTGACGATGCACATGCATGTATAGATAAAATTGAAGATCAATTTACTATTACTATTGAAAATACCAAGCCCCAATACCCTGATTTAATAAAAATATTTGAACATGACCTTAAATCACAATCGGAGACATTGTTCTTTGATATTGAGCGTCAGACACCAGGGGCATTTCTTCAAGTGCCATTTTGGACAATTCAATCAAATTCTACTCAAATATTGCGTTGTCTTACTATCGGAAGGCAGGAAGATGACAATATAAAATGGAAAATTCCTTTGTTGAAAGAATATTTGAAATACACAGACTGTGTCGTTTCTAGTGAGAAAATTGAATTTTCTATACGTGTTATCCCTACCGAAATAATTAGTTCATATGCAGAGTCAAGAAAAATAATAGTCAGCGCAACTTTACCTGACGATACAATTTTAAGTCGCTATTTAGATATTTCAGAAGAAGCAATATCTGGAACAATAACTCCATTGTCAGCTAGTGATTTGGGTGAAAGATTGATAATTGTTCCAGAAGAAATTAATCCACAGATAAAAAAAGATGATATTAAAGATATGCTAAAAGTTTATTCAGAAAAATATAAAGTTGTAGTTATTGTTCCTTCGCATTATAGAGCAGAATATTGGAGCGATGTGGCACAATCAACACTGATAGCAGAAAACATTGAGGAAGGTCTTTCTAATTTTAGAACCAAGAATAATGGATTAATCGTATTGATCAATAAATATGATGGAATTG harbors:
- a CDS encoding type II toxin-antitoxin system VapC family toxin, which gives rise to MLNDVLIDAGPLIALFDKDDHYHEKVKEFIKNKDYKFHTTTSVITEVLHMLDFNVKVQINFLEWIMLGGILLYEIKQTDLGKIIELTKKYSDRPMDFADATLVLAAEQSGIRKIISIDSDFDIYRLPGKVRIENIFRDI
- a CDS encoding ribbon-helix-helix protein, CopG family encodes the protein MTTVRLPTEIEQKLEAISQEKHKSKSEIIKEALEKLFYSEESQKNSYELGIEFFGKFGSGEGNLSVTYKEKIKDKIHAKRRTH
- a CDS encoding histidine phosphatase family protein, translating into MYSFIFIRHGHSQADVENAFEGRLDMPLTDLGKNQAKTASEKLIKMNYKFDKIICSPLKRAKETANIINEKYHLEIIENDLLIEQDNGILTGQNKKLMEIKYPIPKFINPFRKFPENTGESDFELHARAGFALNSLMDNKPGTYLIVSHGRILNALIRNILQIPIPINNTGVYFGFGDIGLIDLIYKEDEHKWFLMKFEESLS
- a CDS encoding SH3 domain-containing protein, with amino-acid sequence MKSKLFFTVTIAFICTSLFSQTTLPNILQDPKWYNLGQKKDVLSSGELNINNTVWDYPVFGKLIFIDGYYVYGTPWSGIESYGKYSIKDTKIIFSPNLKIPRWDDIYFVKELIYTTSNRKDKSGNQLLIDEDDTVSFYGWKYPTESSFIIINKIPCKSVNIPIRILKNNVLYTLPKSTSKNIFDEKNYYGNKATIGKASIIYEPLDPDFEWVFISIDFTYDEPTDGGGPYYNGWIQKNYISEVINHNMIIVSDNLRVRSEPNLEENSKILTILRKWTVVKIIKVGDYIQKINGIEDRWYFISLDNGMNGWIFGGYAKQFNDEKELQCIKDLYQKY